The following is a genomic window from Labeo rohita strain BAU-BD-2019 chromosome 15, IGBB_LRoh.1.0, whole genome shotgun sequence.
GTCTGAAATGGGAGCTATTCTGGTCTAGATCCACCTCACACACATGTGCAGTGAAACATATCTATAAGATACATATTAGAGGAGGGTCTACCACAGACAGCACAAACTGGGTGTATACAGCTCTGCATTGTGTGTAAATGCATACTATTCACACTCAGACTGGCTGCATACTTAGATtcattcacacatacacattatCGTGTGACATTCATACAAAGCGGTACATACAGTTGTCTGGGTAAGTGATATGTGCTACATAAACAAACATATGCAGACACCATAGTTGTACACTGCAAACTGCAAATCACAGATATTTCACCAGGGCCTCCACATCTTTAGAACTGAGAGATGTGGGCTCTCCACATCATGTGGCATTCTCCTTGGAGTAGAACATTGATTCTGAGACTTGCCGGCCCTCTCATACAAGACAGGAGAAGGGGGGCAGGTTTTTAGACTCTCCAACTCATCAGCATGGAAACCAATGCAGTCGCTATGGTTAGAAGAAATACTTGTCTGGGAGTTCTTGGGTAGCTGAGGGCAGTCCTTAGCTGATCGAGGTAGAGATTTGAGTAAGTGGTTGAGCAGACGGGATCCCAAGGTTTTGTCTATCCAGTCACAGGAAAGTAGAAGGTTGTGAACTTCTTGCATGCACTGGATATACCCAGTACTGTACCTCTGTTGGGCCTCTGCCTCCAGAATGGGGTCTGAGTGGAGACAAAAAGatcacaaataataattaataattaaacatcaACAATGAAAAAATGAGTGAATcagttgctgttgttgttgctcTGTTTTGGTTATCTATATTGCTCAAAAGTCGAGACATATGGCATCCTTTCCAGAAAAGGCCAAAGTTCTGATTTGAATGGGAAAATTTCACTTAATTACAATGTAATAAGAAAACATGGAGGCTTAAAAACTCCTAAATAACTATGGCCATTGCAAAGTTTGTATACAGCCCACtttgaaaaatgaaatttacttaCCAGAAACTCTATTGCTCTGGATATTCTGCAAATGTTTTACCGTCATTTCAAGAATATCAGCCTTCTCTAACTTAGACTGCtgttttatgattaaaaaagaaagaaagaaaaagaagattATGATAAGTCTGCTGTTACTGGTATAAGATTACCTGGTTTTAAGACTGTTTAACAAAGGTGTTTTGTACATGCAAGAATGTAATTATAACTTTCAAACAGCATTTTAACTTACATCAAGTCTAAAAGCTCCAACTACCGTCTCTCTCAGCTGATCTAGACAGTGATTTATTCTTTCCCTTCTCTTTCTTTCAATAAGGGGTTTCCGCAGCTGAAAAGACCGAAAGTCAGAAAACAAAAGTCTATGCATTTCATAACATGCCCAAGAACATTTTGTACTGATATTATAGAATACCTTTCTCTCCTCTTTGGCGCTGATGTGCCTTTGGCCTGCATTCTGCTGGAGGTTGGTAGCAGTCATCTCCAGTGGCTTCTGATCAGTATAGACTGAGTTTCACTCACTCCTGTCTGAGTATTGGGTGTTTCTAAGGCCCTCCGCGCTGTGCACGCTCCATATTTATAGGAGGGACATTAGCATCTCAATGCACAAGCTCTTTGCCTGAGATATTTTCCCACACGCTCACTCCTATCACTCACAAATGACAGGTCACCGCCTCTATTCATTGCATGAgcccccaaacacacacacacataggccTACTCAAAGCAAACAACAGATGTCCAGCCTAGAGGCGTTCCGCACAGAGAAACTACACATTTTGTGTGTCACGTGAAAACCCAGGATGGTTTTCCAAGGTGGCTCAGGATTCCCAGGATCTCATTAGAGTGTTCTGTTACAGTCAACCACCTGAGACCAAATGCGTATTCACGCCCTGTCCTTAACAGACCCAAGTGAAACCAAATCCAATCCCAAAGGTATAAAGAGCCAGAACTCTAAAACACTTTGAAATTTTGATTTGcccaataaaataataatttaaaaaagattactacttaaaaaatgtataaaattacaaaatataaaacatgagACAACCTTAGTTAATATATGTTTGAAACGAGCAGTCAAAGCGAagtattaagttttttttttttttttttttttttacagaagagAAGTAGGTAGGTTAACTATAACCATAAACTGCATCACTTCGCCCTCCAGCAGCGAATGTGAGCAGATGTCAGTGTGCTCTCGGCCACGGGCAGATGTCTGTGAATTAATCTCTGATCTGTTTGACTAGAGCCACGCGACTGCCAGCAGAGCACACAGACGTGGGAAACTCCACCGGACAAAACCGCTCATTGATCCACGGCTAATGAGAGTGACCCAGTGCGGGGAGGAGGGGCAAGCGAATTGGGAAGTGCCCAGTGCAGTACGGCAGGTgcactgagtttttttttttctctctgtgaaAGTGCGGCAACAAGTGTATATTGACAGAGACAGGTTAACGCAGCAGCAAGTTTACCATTGCTGTTTTAGAAAACTGAATACGATTACGTTCACACATCGTTTTGTTACAAGCGTGATATCCTCACAGTGTAAGCAAAGCAACCCCCTACTCTAGAACTCGCACCCAAATTTTGAGATTGAGCACTAGGAGTCGATCGAAGTTTGCCGCAACTTTCTTATAAAATTTAAAGGGGACTGAGGCGATCACGGATTCGTGTACAGTTTATGGAGCTAATCGCAAAATTTTAGGGGGGCTGAGCAGTCATTTTAGGGGGGGCTATAGCTCCTCTAAAAATGGCCTAGCGACGCCCATGGTCATTAAAATGCTtctgcattattattttaacaatgtagaaatcataaatcatataaatgtaaaaacgtAAACATTATTGCAAAAGTCATTCTTATTAGATCACACCTTGGCTGCCATCCACTTATGCAATAAAAATTGCACAGACAAGGTAagacatgtttttatatttgatgCTTTTAACTGtgaactttatttaatattattttatcattcagGAATGTTGTCATTGTATGAATTACTTTATACCAGGGGTAGGGAACATTGATCCttgagggccggtgtccctgcagagtttagctcaatcaaacacacctgaacaagctaatcaaggtcttcggGATACaggtttgtatttttttttttcagtattggaactaaactctgcaggatcaAGGTTCCCCACCCCTGCTGTATACCATACCCTAGGTTTTCCTAAAATGCCACCACTGGTTGCAACAGATCCTGAGAAGACCCAGTAGTGGCAAGactatggttaatttgtggttaccatggtttaactatagtaaccatggtttttggttttatttgtagtaaaaccatggttagtTTTCATAAGGGTGGTGTAGCGTAGTGTTTCTCAACTCTCATCCTGGggacccactgctctgcacattttaatCATCttccttatttaacacacctgctCATTAGGAGAGGACTACGTGAGCTGAACTGAATGTGTCAAATATGTGAATGCGTGAGAGCTGGGTCCCCACTGGGTCCCCACTGGCATAGCACATTATGAACATATTTAATGTccaatttaaaatcattacagttACTAAGCTAATGTCAAAAGCATGTCTCACCTGTGCAAGCATAATCAACCAAAACATTCATTGTCTTAAATAGTATATTAAAGTCACACAACTGCTCAATGAAaagccaaaataaaaacaacagaaaaacaactGGGAGGAAGATGAAACTCAAGAGGAACACACaacaatattttcaataaatacatCCACTGTATAGCCTTTGGTCTGCAAGAAGTAATTTACCCCTGACACTTCACTATGATTCTAAAATATTCCCAGCCAAAGAACACAGTTTACAAAAATGGGTGTTTGTTTCAGGCAATTGAAATACAAATGATGCAAAACAGCAGTTATTGCTGtaaaattcattaataataaacttatttgcagcatgtttgcCACAAGACCAACACAGTTAAACAGCATTCAATAATTTAGTTGTACAtattcagtacattttttttttttaaagagattcacaaatattatgtgaaatatacaCAGCTTCGTGGAATGCACTTATGAGGCAACTGATAAACTATGACAGAATGCAACTTAAGACATTATGTATGCAATAAGTAAATAGGCCAGGCCAAATGTCATAGTCCTTGATTGTTTCAGggtcaaaaatgtacagaaataCGATCAATCCACAAATTCAGTATTTTAAGCCACAATACTTAATTCTAGCTTTTACTTTGCATTTTCTTCCTTCATTCCTTCCCGTAATCTGtcctttctgtctgtctgcctgttgTGATCCATTCCAttccattataattttttttgtcttccttTCTCTTTCAGTCTTactcatattttgtttttcactcCCTCACTCTCTCTTAAGTGCTGTCCTGTTTGTAGGAACTCCCAGGGTTGTTCTTTCAGATAAGGATCTCCACCAGATCTAGGTCAGGCAGGGGCATCTTCTGTCCTCGACCTTCTAGGCCTTTAGCCTGGCTGGATGGAGATTCTGCACATAAACACAgggtttaaaataatttttttagtcATACCTTTGTCAGTGATACTGTTACTAGCACTGTTTCTTTAGATAGTAATATCTATACAAgcattagatactagtatttTTTCaccaatatttttgttaatgcaATCATTTAGCCATTTGAAAAAAAGCTCATTATTTCACTCAGCACCATGTACAAAAATTGACTTGAATTTGGGTCTCAGTTGTATGTTGCTGGCAGATAAGCTCTGGATTCAATGCCTTTTTTTGTGGTAAACATTCATTCACTGGGCAGAGATGCTACAAAAAGCAGCCAGTGTTATTAAATGAACTAAGTGACCCTGCTACTTGACAGATCTCAGGAAATTGTCAGTAATTGTCAAAAATTTGGCAGTACCAGTGATTATGGTAAAGGATCACAGGATCTCATTTGCAAGGCGAGTTTGAGCTTCAATTTGAAGCTGACATGTAATGGAAAATGTAATCGCATTTTCTCCTTCCTTGTGATATAAACCCGATTAAAGTAGCTTATcaactgagaaaaaagtaagccAACACTTGATTTTGTCCAAGGCTGGATCATTTAAAGTGCAAACTAAATGGACAATTGTTTTATACGAGCAACAGTTTTCTGGAGCTGAGAGATTGAAAACCATCTAGCGATTCACAgagatgtttatgttttaacgttaatgttttttattaacaatttttaaatgatgaTGTGAATGGATTAATCATTCCCAATAAACACTGAAGGACTGAAAAAAAGATAAGAACAgtcaattttaatttcagagTGACTTGAATCCCTGAGTAGAATTGTGCCCTGCATGTGAATGTATAGAGAGAAGCTCACTTGCCTCTGTCTGCCTCACCTGTCTTTTCTTGTATTGTGGAGGTTGCAGCACTAAATGTCTTTGGACTCAGTCCTGTTTGACTGCTGCTGTCTCTGCTAGCAGATTTAGAATGAAGGGACAGGAGAGGAGTGGAGGGCAGAGAGAATGATAATGGAGGCAGAAGAGAGCCAGATGAGGGCAAGGGTAATGTGGAAAAagaagagggagggagagaggaaGTACTTGAGCGGGGAACACAGGAAGATGAGGTTATTAATGATGTGTTTGAACCTGTGGAGGCCAAGAAGGGAAGAAAAGATGAAGGAAGAGAGGAGGAGAATGATGGAGGAAGAGAGGAAGGAGAGGAGGCAGGGAGAGATGAAGAGACAGAGACCGAAAGAGAGGGCAAAGAGGGAAGGATGTGGTCTGCCTGGTCTTTTTCCAGTAGTACAtctgcaaacaaaaacacaaaccatTAAGTAAAACCTTTAGTAGTGCAGGACACATTGCAGTGATGAGTGccaaaagacatttacagtgcATCCGGAAAGTATTCACAGTGCGAATTCTACAAACAATACCCCATAATGACAATGTGAAAGAAGTTTGATTAAAatctttgcaaatgtattaaaaaaaaaaaaaaaaaaaaagacaattactTAATTATTCACATCTCAAATTTGAGCTCAGGTGCATCCTGTTTCCACTTATTATCCTTGAGATGTTTCTGCAACTTGATTGGAGTCCACCTGTGGTAAATTCAGTTGATTGGACACGATTTAGAAAGgaacacacctgtctatatactGTAGAGTCCCACAGTtaacagtgcatgtcagagcacaAACCAAGCCATGAAGTCCAAGGAATTGTCTGTAGACCTCAGAGACAGGATTGTATTAAGACACAGATCTTGGGAAGAGTACAGCAGCATTGAAGGTCCCAatgagcacagtggcctccatcaTCCATAAATGGAAGAAGTCTGGAACcaccaggactcttcctagagctggcctcctggccaaacggAGCAAGTGATTGAGAAGGCCCTTGTCTAGAGATGTGACCAGgaacctgatggtcactctagatGAGCTCCATAATCATATGTGGAGATAGTagaaacctacagaaggacaaacaacactgcaacactccactgaTCTGGTCTTTATGGTGGTGTGACCGAAAATCAATCCTCTCCTTAgtgaaaacacattaaaacgcacttggaatttgcaaaaaagcaactaaaaaccctcagactgtgagaaacaagattctttGGCGTGATGACCCtcagagtaccatcccaaaacTAAAGTGTGCTGGTTGCAGCCTCATGCtgcaatgcaccaaaatattgagatattattataatattgagagccttaatgaaaacccagtcccaAGCATTCAGATAACCCTAACCACAATAACCCTAAGCACACAACAAGAGTGGCTTATGGACAACTATGtaaatgtccttgagtggcccagctaTAGCCTAGGCTTGAACCCAACCAACCAACAATTTCTGgagtaaccttttttttttttaatataaatttgagATTTCAAACAAACTTCTTTCACATTGTCATTGTGGGGTATTGTTTgtagaattttgaggaaaacaatggatttaatccattttggaataaggctgtaacataacaaaatgtggaaaaagtgagGTGCTGTGAATACTTTCCAGATACACTGTAATACTTTAATCAGAATTAGTGCatttgtatatacactacctttCCAACTTTGCTGGTCTCTGCGATCGGTTTGTGATGACTGACGTGTGTGTAGTCCAGTTGTTATGGAAATGGAGGGCACAGAGCGTGCAGGACGCAGAGGAGCGGGATCTCGACGGGAACGCTGTTGTAGGACTTTAATCATGGCGTCTTTCTCCAGCAACTGAGCATGCAAGTCCTTCATCCTGTGACATACAGAGCAATtctttattgcttttttaaaatctcagaCACAGTTATTAGGACAATAAGATACCACCTTTTTAAACATGGTGCATGGTGTTtgctgtaattttttatttgatttatagaCTAAAAACTACAAACTTACAGACACAAGGTGAAGGTGAAGTATGTTGAAgctattctaaaatattactattttgctAACTTTAGGAAATTAATTTTATCATATACCACAGGGCTCATGACATAGACTTCATCTTTGACTATAATACAGTTTCAATTTTTGCTATGAGCATGCCGCACACAAGGCGCCCTCTGCTCTCTTGTGCTCCATGAGGTCTCTAGCCTTCCTGAAGGCTGCCACTGCATTTGAGCCCGGCATTGCTCCCCTCATTATAGGGTGACTTATGGTTGAGTTGGCGGTGCTTCCCTCAAATTGAGGGTCTCCTGTGAGTACGACACTCCAGGAGCTT
Proteins encoded in this region:
- the her8.2 gene encoding hairy-related 8.2, translating into MTATNLQQNAGQRHISAKEERKLRKPLIERKRRERINHCLDQLRETVVGAFRLDQSKLEKADILEMTVKHLQNIQSNRVSDPILEAEAQQRYSTGYIQCMQEVHNLLLSCDWIDKTLGSRLLNHLLKSLPRSAKDCPQLPKNSQTSISSNHSDCIGFHADELESLKTCPPSPVLYERAGKSQNQCSTPRRMPHDVESPHLSVLKMWRPW